A part of Hippea maritima DSM 10411 genomic DNA contains:
- a CDS encoding HepT-like ribonuclease domain-containing protein: MNKSVKPHLFHILEECEFLVNKSENLSYSEFIKDQTLMRAFVRSLEIIGEAAKNIDSDFRAEHPEIPWKSMAGMRDKLYT; the protein is encoded by the coding sequence TTGAACAAAAGCGTAAAACCGCATCTTTTTCATATACTTGAAGAGTGCGAGTTTTTAGTAAACAAATCTGAAAATCTTTCTTATTCTGAATTTATTAAAGACCAAACTCTTATGCGTGCTTTTGTTAGGAGCTTAGAAATAATAGGAGAAGCTGCCAAAAACATAGATTCTGATTTTAGAGCTGAGCATCCAGAGATACCATGGAAATCCATGGCAGGAATGAGAGACAAGCTTTATACATGA
- a CDS encoding nucleotidyltransferase domain-containing protein, protein MKQIILRHADKLKNEFNVKGIRIFGSYAEGRQNENSDLDLIVDFFETPTYFDIIELEEYLSNILDIKVDLLTEKGISPYILPYIEDTRVL, encoded by the coding sequence ATAAAACAGATTATACTCAGGCATGCAGACAAGCTCAAAAATGAGTTCAATGTAAAAGGCATAAGGATTTTTGGCTCTTATGCAGAGGGAAGACAAAACGAGAATAGTGATTTGGATTTGATCGTTGACTTTTTTGAAACACCGACATATTTCGACATCATTGAGCTTGAGGAATACCTATCCAATATATTAGATATTAAAGTTGACCTGCTTACAGAAAAAGGGATAAGTCCTTATATACTGCCGTATATTGAAGATACAAGGGTGTTGTAA
- a CDS encoding HepT-like ribonuclease domain-containing protein, with the protein MFDISSTDRATEFFIFDIYIAVLKIKHTASKFNSTQELFHSYTDWDSVIREFEIIGKANKYLPRDNLFEKDKTKVVDFRNYITHAYFGIDPDRVWNIINNNLDEILDSVIKLIENIDSDLKHELIDSFIEDNKYLDFVVKELEKLKR; encoded by the coding sequence ATGTTTGACATCAGCAGCACAGATAGAGCAACAGAGTTTTTTATTTTTGACATTTACATTGCGGTCCTAAAGATAAAACATACAGCATCAAAGTTTAACAGCACACAAGAACTATTTCACAGCTACACAGATTGGGATAGTGTCATACGAGAATTTGAGATTATTGGAAAGGCAAACAAATATTTACCAAGAGACAATCTATTCGAAAAAGACAAAACAAAGGTTGTAGATTTCAGGAACTACATAACGCATGCATATTTCGGCATCGATCCAGATAGAGTTTGGAATATCATTAACAATAACTTGGATGAAATTTTGGACTCCGTAATCAAATTAATTGAAAACATTGATAGCGATTTAAAACACGAGCTAATTGACTCATTTATAGAAGACAACAAGTATTTAGATTTTGTGGTTAAAGAACTGGAAAAGCTGAAACGATAA
- a CDS encoding nucleotidyltransferase family protein yields MNRSIIEKLRELKPILKERYGIEEFAVFGSVARGTDTENSDVDIVILKDSKKDFFLLMEAKKFLEDTLKKE; encoded by the coding sequence ATGAACAGATCGATCATAGAGAAGTTAAGAGAGCTAAAGCCTATTTTAAAAGAGCGATATGGGATTGAGGAGTTTGCAGTATTCGGCAGCGTTGCAAGGGGAACAGACACCGAAAATAGCGATGTGGATATTGTGATACTTAAGGACTCCAAAAAAGATTTCTTTCTACTGATGGAAGCAAAGAAATTTTTGGAGGACACGCTTAAAAAAGAGTAG
- the cobT gene encoding nicotinate-nucleotide--dimethylbenzimidazole phosphoribosyltransferase, producing the protein MDIKDVISSIEPVDEVFFDKAKQRTSNLIMPFRAVGMLNDISERLCAIQRSLKPETDKRCVFVMASDHGVVEEGVSAFPRVVTCEMIRAFVDGIATINVLARQNNARVVVCDVGTKCDFESRQLSGENEFVSKKVSLGSKNFTKTAAMRKDEAILSIMSGFEIAKEKIEEYNLNLIATGDMGIGNTTPSAAIASVILNRDPSEIAGRGTGIDDRSYKNKIDVIRRGIQLNKPNRNDVIDVLAKVGGFEIGAIAGVMLAAAFKKIPVVVDGFISTAGALIAYGLNPTVADYMFAGHLSEENGHKLMLEHLGLNPILRLNMRLGEGTGAVLAMHIIDASARVIKEVATFEEAGVSESEK; encoded by the coding sequence ATGGATATAAAAGATGTAATCAGCTCGATAGAGCCTGTGGATGAGGTGTTTTTCGATAAGGCAAAACAGAGAACATCAAACCTTATCATGCCTTTCAGGGCTGTTGGTATGTTAAACGATATATCTGAGAGGTTGTGCGCAATCCAGAGAAGCCTAAAGCCGGAGACGGATAAGAGGTGTGTGTTTGTAATGGCTTCAGATCACGGCGTTGTTGAGGAGGGGGTTAGCGCTTTTCCTCGGGTTGTTACATGCGAGATGATTAGGGCGTTTGTTGATGGTATCGCCACCATAAATGTCCTTGCAAGGCAGAATAACGCCAGGGTTGTTGTTTGCGATGTGGGAACGAAGTGTGATTTTGAAAGCCGGCAGCTAAGCGGGGAGAACGAATTTGTATCAAAAAAGGTAAGCTTGGGCAGTAAGAACTTTACAAAAACAGCCGCAATGAGAAAGGATGAGGCTATCTTAAGCATTATGAGCGGTTTTGAGATTGCAAAAGAAAAGATAGAGGAATACAATTTAAACCTGATAGCCACGGGTGATATGGGCATAGGCAACACAACGCCTTCAGCAGCTATTGCAAGTGTTATTTTAAACAGGGATCCGTCTGAGATTGCAGGAAGGGGCACAGGCATCGATGATAGGTCGTATAAAAACAAGATAGATGTAATCAGAAGAGGGATTCAGCTAAACAAACCAAACAGGAATGATGTGATCGATGTGCTTGCCAAAGTGGGCGGTTTTGAGATCGGTGCGATCGCAGGCGTTATGCTGGCTGCTGCTTTTAAGAAAATACCCGTTGTGGTTGATGGTTTTATATCCACAGCAGGTGCGCTTATTGCTTATGGGCTTAATCCAACCGTGGCTGATTACATGTTTGCCGGCCATCTATCGGAGGAGAATGGCCACAAGCTCATGCTTGAGCATCTCGGCCTGAACCCGATTTTAAGGCTGAATATGAGGCTTGGTGAGGGAACGGGTGCTGTATTGGCTATGCATATAATCGATGCTTCAGCGAGGGTTATAAAAGAGGTGGCAACATTTGAAGAGGCGGGGGTATCAGAATCGGAAAAATAG
- the cobS gene encoding adenosylcobinamide-GDP ribazoletransferase, whose protein sequence is MVNSFLSCLSFLTIIRINSDFDAKGSVKFFSVVGGLIGLGLYGLGYISVPFRGFLMVFYLAVITGGLHLDGLADASDAFFSHRDKDEMLRIMKDSRIGTFGVLALFFVLLGKYLSFNAIKNPLFLVFIPIYGRFIAVYLMKKLPYARASGTAKDFFKRFDLWDFLAGFVFIALSFFLFNPAVVGLITACFFLWGFFLFSYFKRKIGGITGDMIGFAIETTELFMLLLGVFYGL, encoded by the coding sequence ATAGTAAACAGCTTTTTATCCTGTTTGAGCTTTTTAACCATAATACGCATAAACTCAGACTTTGATGCAAAGGGCTCTGTCAAGTTCTTTAGCGTTGTTGGTGGCTTAATAGGCCTTGGGCTTTACGGTTTAGGTTATATATCTGTCCCGTTTAGGGGCTTTCTGATGGTGTTTTATCTTGCCGTTATTACCGGCGGTTTGCACCTGGATGGGCTTGCCGATGCATCGGATGCTTTTTTCTCCCACAGAGATAAAGACGAGATGCTCAGGATAATGAAGGATTCCAGAATAGGCACCTTTGGCGTATTGGCTTTATTTTTTGTTCTTTTGGGCAAATATTTGAGTTTTAATGCGATAAAGAACCCTTTGTTTTTGGTCTTTATACCCATTTATGGCCGATTCATAGCTGTCTATTTGATGAAAAAACTGCCCTATGCAAGGGCTTCTGGCACAGCTAAAGACTTCTTTAAAAGGTTTGATCTGTGGGATTTCTTGGCTGGGTTTGTTTTCATTGCTTTGAGTTTTTTTCTGTTTAATCCCGCTGTTGTGGGTTTGATAACCGCATGTTTCTTTTTGTGGGGTTTCTTTTTGTTTAGCTATTTTAAAAGAAAGATAGGCGGCATCACGGGGGATATGATAGGCTTTGCCATAGAAACCACAGAGCTTTTTATGCTTCTTTTAGGGGTTTTTTATGGCCTCTGA
- a CDS encoding pyridoxal phosphate-dependent aminotransferase, whose translation MASEHGGNVFELAKELNTTPDKIVDLSSNVLDADLGCIELKSRLPQESPYELERLIEKRFNLKRFSVLINAGTSQFIKDICCVFRDKKGLVFEPTYVEYRKQSLNFNIDIKHVLAKEEANFGFELDKIDFSGFELTFICNPNNPTGNLLEKSDLLGMIKANPNTFFVIDEAYMDFDRDRNTLLGCEFDNLCVLRSFSKLHGLAGLRIGWLYSHNDELLKKLKSLRAPWSVSEVAIQFARLSIETDFTDRIEEVKKLRDYLIARLRGFSQIVVFDSHANFVLFRLLGADPVDFFNYFKKHRLLLRNCSNFYGLDGSFFRVSIKDRKSIELFLRLVEGYFG comes from the coding sequence ATGGCCTCTGAACACGGCGGCAATGTGTTTGAGCTTGCAAAAGAACTTAACACAACGCCTGATAAGATAGTTGATCTAAGCAGCAATGTTTTGGATGCAGATTTGGGCTGTATTGAACTAAAAAGCAGACTTCCCCAGGAGAGCCCGTATGAGCTTGAGCGTCTGATAGAAAAGAGGTTTAACCTTAAGCGGTTTAGTGTTCTAATTAATGCGGGCACATCCCAGTTTATCAAGGATATCTGCTGTGTTTTTAGGGATAAAAAGGGATTGGTTTTTGAGCCCACATATGTGGAGTATAGAAAGCAAAGCCTGAATTTTAACATAGACATAAAGCATGTTCTTGCAAAAGAGGAGGCAAACTTTGGGTTTGAACTGGATAAAATAGATTTTAGCGGGTTTGAGTTAACTTTTATATGTAATCCCAACAATCCAACGGGTAATCTTCTCGAAAAATCAGACCTGTTGGGCATGATAAAAGCCAATCCAAACACATTTTTTGTTATTGATGAGGCTTATATGGATTTTGATCGCGACAGAAACACGCTTTTGGGGTGTGAGTTTGATAATCTGTGTGTGTTGAGGTCGTTTTCCAAGCTGCACGGACTTGCAGGCTTAAGGATAGGTTGGCTTTACTCTCACAACGATGAACTTTTAAAAAAGCTTAAGAGCCTAAGGGCGCCCTGGAGTGTTTCTGAGGTTGCTATCCAGTTTGCAAGACTCTCCATTGAGACAGATTTTACAGACAGGATAGAAGAAGTAAAAAAGCTAAGGGACTATCTAATAGCCAGATTAAGGGGATTCTCTCAAATCGTTGTTTTTGACAGTCATGCCAATTTTGTTCTGTTTAGACTTTTGGGTGCTGATCCTGTGGATTTTTTCAACTATTTCAAAAAACACAGGCTGCTTTTGAGGAATT